DNA sequence from the Desulfuromonas thiophila genome:
AATCGCCATATCGTTAATCGTATTCTTGACCTGTTTCTATCCAGAGGTGCCCGATTGGCACATCCAGGCGAATTTTCTTATCGATCCTTTCTTAATGGTGGAATGGATCTAACGCGGGCAGAAGCTGTTTCCGGATTAATTCAGGCTCGGAGTCATGACGGGGCTGTTCAGGCTCAGCTTCAGTTAGGTGGCAAGCTTCATGCTTTGATTGAGGAGGGGAGCGAGCGGTTGGTTTATATGCTCGCTTTGATTGAGGCTTATCTTGACTTTCCCGAGGATGAAGTATCGCCAGAGCATTATAAGACTCTGGAGGAAGAGGGTAGTGCTGCGCTTTCTTTTTTTTCGCGACTTGCTGATAGTTATTGTTATGGTCGCCTTTTGGCTGATGGGATCAAAATTCTGATTCTTGGTCCTCCTAATGCGGGTAAGAGTTCCTTGTTGAACTGCCTGCTAGGTTATGAACGGGCTATCGTTAGTCATGTCCCTGGTACAACTCGTGATTTTATTCAGGATGAATTTGTTCTTGGTCCATTTGCAGCCCAGTTGATTGATACTGCCGGTCTTCGCGATACTGATGATCCTGTTGAGTTGATCGGAATTCGAGTCGCGCGCGGCAAAATAGTTGAATCCGATCTTATTCTTTTTGTTGTTGATGGCACTTCACCTTTTGACTGTTCTCTTCCTGCAGATATTCCTCAAGGTAAACCACTTCTTTTAATCAATAATAAAATGGATGCGCCAGGCTTTCGAGATTTCCAGATGTCGGTACCTGTGGTTAATTTCTCTGCGAAGACAGGTGAGGGTCTCGATCGATTGAAAGCTAATATGCTTGATTGTTTATTGCCGGGGGGTGATTTGCCTGATCGTGAGTCGGTTGTCATTACCCAGCAACGGCACTATCAATCTCTTAAGGTTGTCAATGCTGAGTTGTCTGCGTTGTTGTCAGCTTTACGTGAAGGTGTTGAGGGTGAGTTTCTTTCTTGTCATTTGCGGCAAGCTCTTCAGGTTTTGTCTGAGCTGACTGGTGAGGTTTCTAATCCTGATATCTTAAGTGTGGTTTTTAGTAAATTCTGTATCGGCAAGTGAAGCTAGTCCTTTGTTGAC
Encoded proteins:
- the mnmE gene encoding tRNA uridine-5-carboxymethylaminomethyl(34) synthesis GTPase MnmE; this encodes MYNTADTIIAPATAIGNGGIAILRLSGPDSLYLLQLLFTPMRPDNAFCSHYLMYGVLRDGDSLVDRVMAVFMRSPNSFTREDVAEIHCHGNRHIVNRILDLFLSRGARLAHPGEFSYRSFLNGGMDLTRAEAVSGLIQARSHDGAVQAQLQLGGKLHALIEEGSERLVYMLALIEAYLDFPEDEVSPEHYKTLEEEGSAALSFFSRLADSYCYGRLLADGIKILILGPPNAGKSSLLNCLLGYERAIVSHVPGTTRDFIQDEFVLGPFAAQLIDTAGLRDTDDPVELIGIRVARGKIVESDLILFVVDGTSPFDCSLPADIPQGKPLLLINNKMDAPGFRDFQMSVPVVNFSAKTGEGLDRLKANMLDCLLPGGDLPDRESVVITQQRHYQSLKVVNAELSALLSALREGVEGEFLSCHLRQALQVLSELTGEVSNPDILSVVFSKFCIGK